In Pelodiscus sinensis isolate JC-2024 unplaced genomic scaffold, ASM4963464v1 ctg38, whole genome shotgun sequence, the following proteins share a genomic window:
- the LOC142823923 gene encoding uncharacterized protein LOC142823923 codes for MGCTSVVPGCSHSLKGQAHPHSHLLQTRSQSTRRPCCSMSQPQERPGPSSEPSGDPAKGSKRQAPSWSGAEIKSLLELWGEEEALQALKSRRRNADIYGRMAEALAQKGHYPRTQDQVRSKVKELRQGYTKAREESSRSGAAPHYCPYYPELDQILGGSAEARTPQRFVQSGLADPVVDAPERELQQSGDGDMGPEEEDSEETATLTLEPVTQTSEASQASSGAGEEAAAGPAVEEGRSTPAPPPSPSPPRRHGSRRHRRVYADILRQHVEAVQEQNAILLQRAEAEEWWRDRLMDELVLQRTVLYATLREVSGLPAAVPGPAPPAPHDPTPPNPPSTTAALSPLGPPSPPAPPAPQPLSPPGPPLPQASTSQEPPSSQPTDRCITRSRSRGATQTRGPARKGKSAKPRST; via the exons atgggttgcacgtctgtggttcctggctgcagccattccttaaagggacaggcgcaccctcacagccacttgttgcagacaaggagccagagcacacggcgaccttgctgcagcatgtcacagccccaagagcgtcctggcccttcctccgagccttctggggacccagccaagggctccaagcgccaggcaccatcctggtccggcgcagagatcaagagcctgctggagctgtggggagaggaggaggccttacaggccctcaaaagccggcggcgaaacgccgacatttatggccgcatggctgaagccctggcccagaagggccactacccccgcacccaggaccaggtgcgctccaaagtgaaggagctgcggcagggctacaccaaagccagggaggagagctcccgttctggggcagccccccactactgcccctactacccagagctggaccagatcctgggtggcagtgcagaagcacgcacaccacagcGGTTCGtccagtccggactggcagacccggtggtggacgctccagagcgggagctacagcagtctggagacggggacatgggcccagaggaggaggacagcgaggagacggcgaccctcaccctggagccagtcacccagacctctgaggcctcccaggcgtcatctggcgcgggagaggaagcagcag ccggaccagccgtggaagagggccgcagcaccccagccccacctccatctccatctccacctcggagacatgggagccgcagacacaggcgtgtctacgccgacatcctccggcagcacgtcgaggctgtgcaggagcagaacgccatcctgctacagagggcggaggcagaggagtggtggcgtgatcggctcatggacgagctggtcctgcagcgcacggtgctgtacgccaccctgagggaggtcagcggcttgcctgctgctgtgcctggtcctgctcctccagcaccccatgaccccaccccaccaaaccccccttccacaacagcagccctttccccccttggacctccctctcccccagcccccccagctccccagcccctctctccccctggccctcctctcccccaggcttccacatcccaagagccccccagcagccagccaaccgacaggtgcatcacccgatcccgtagccggggagcaacccaaacacgaggcccagccaggaaagggaaatctgccaagccccgttcaacctga